The Cellulomonas wangleii genome includes a region encoding these proteins:
- a CDS encoding oxamate carbamoyltransferase subunit AllH family protein: MPNTHNADAGRTRLAADAPPPHALLRATVVRAGRSLVVLRTAGGALVPVTSPEHGLVPGGVCLGGGLRGLAPRAGTTPDPGPWAAHLDGAPRVDLAVPVGAVDAHAARALLAGALGAEPARAGRDVMDPRPARRRAGELVAAAVAQDPRRVRTALRRLVGVGPGSTPSGDDVVVGVLAGLDRRSAGAAATVVRGALPVLLDRTTSLSRHTLVAALRGQVAERVHTLVEATAAVGLVPATLAAARTWGATSGLDLAAGVAAGALAGPAQASSCPADARRRSA, encoded by the coding sequence ATGCCGAACACCCACAATGCGGACGCCGGGCGGACGCGGCTCGCGGCCGACGCACCCCCGCCGCACGCGCTGCTGCGGGCGACCGTCGTCCGTGCCGGGCGGAGCCTGGTCGTGCTCCGCACCGCGGGCGGCGCACTGGTGCCGGTGACGTCCCCGGAGCACGGGCTCGTGCCCGGCGGGGTGTGCCTGGGCGGCGGCCTGCGGGGTCTGGCACCGCGTGCGGGCACGACGCCCGACCCCGGGCCGTGGGCGGCGCACCTGGACGGTGCGCCGCGGGTGGACCTCGCGGTGCCGGTGGGTGCCGTGGACGCCCACGCCGCCCGCGCCCTGCTGGCCGGGGCGCTCGGCGCGGAGCCGGCCCGCGCGGGGCGCGACGTCATGGACCCGCGCCCGGCGCGGCGCCGCGCGGGCGAGCTCGTCGCCGCGGCCGTCGCCCAGGACCCCCGGCGGGTGCGCACGGCGCTGCGTCGCCTCGTCGGGGTGGGGCCGGGATCGACCCCCAGCGGTGACGACGTGGTGGTCGGGGTGCTGGCGGGCCTCGACCGCCGCTCCGCGGGGGCCGCCGCCACCGTCGTCCGCGGTGCGCTGCCCGTGCTGCTCGACCGGACCACCAGCCTGTCGCGCCACACCCTGGTGGCGGCGCTCCGCGGGCAGGTCGCCGAGCGCGTCCACACCCTCGTCGAGGCGACCGCCGCCGTCGGCCTCGTGCCGGCGACGCTCGCCGCGGCGCGGACGTGGGGCGCGACGTCGGGTCTCGACCTCGCCGCGGGCGTCGCCGCCGGTGCGCTCGCCGGCCCGGCGCAGGCGTCCTCGTGCCCGGCCGACGCCCGCCGGAGGAGCGCATGA
- a CDS encoding ABC transporter ATP-binding protein yields MTAATAVAPAPGADEDAGEVRGRSLALLRSLLRPVARRAALTAVVVVVAQLALVAGPALVAIGIDRGIPALRDGDAAPALLVAGGYALTALVAGLFTAATVRLAATVSQAVLLDLRRRVFRHTQRLSLEFHERYTSGRIISRQTSDLEALRELLDGGVTTLAASGLAMVFTAAGLALLDWRSGLVLLVAVVPGVVLTRWFQRRSQAQYRRSRTAAARVIVRFVETMTGVRAVQAFRREAQVAGVYEAEAEEYRAANAEAIRVNGVFDTGLVLIGNVTVAAVLLVGGLRVLDGGLEVGVLVAAVLYARRFFAPLAQIGMFYNSFQSATAALEKLSGLLAQEPTVPDPTRPVRLEQPRGDVCFDGVEFGYGDGPSVLPRLDLHVPAGQTVALVGETGAGKSTVAKLLARFYDPRSGAVRVDGVDLRDAEPTDLRAAMVMVTQEAYLFSGSVAANIALGRPGASPAQIERAARAVGVHDLIAALPDGYDTDVDTRGVRLSAGQRQLVSFARAFLADPAVLVLDEATSSLDIPGEQLVQEGLRTLLTGRTAVVIAHRLSTVMHADRVLVVDAGRVVEDGSPDELVAAGGRFAELHAEWQRSLHGE; encoded by the coding sequence ATGACCGCGGCGACCGCCGTCGCGCCGGCACCCGGCGCGGACGAGGACGCGGGGGAGGTCCGCGGCCGCTCGCTGGCCCTGCTCCGCTCGCTGCTGCGGCCCGTGGCGCGCCGCGCCGCGCTGACGGCGGTCGTCGTCGTGGTGGCCCAGCTCGCGCTCGTCGCCGGGCCGGCCCTCGTGGCGATCGGCATCGACCGTGGCATCCCGGCACTGCGGGACGGGGACGCCGCACCGGCCCTGCTCGTGGCCGGCGGGTACGCACTGACGGCCCTGGTCGCAGGGCTGTTCACCGCGGCGACGGTCCGGCTCGCCGCGACGGTCAGCCAGGCCGTCCTGCTCGACCTGCGACGGCGGGTGTTCCGGCACACCCAGCGCCTCAGCCTGGAGTTCCACGAGCGGTACACGTCGGGGCGGATCATCTCGCGCCAGACGTCCGACCTCGAGGCGCTGCGCGAGCTCCTCGACGGCGGCGTGACCACGCTCGCCGCCAGCGGGCTGGCCATGGTCTTCACCGCGGCCGGGCTCGCGCTGCTCGACTGGCGCAGCGGGCTGGTGCTGCTCGTCGCCGTCGTGCCCGGCGTCGTCCTGACGCGCTGGTTCCAGCGCCGCTCGCAGGCCCAGTACCGGCGCTCGCGGACGGCAGCGGCCCGGGTCATCGTCCGGTTCGTCGAGACGATGACGGGCGTCCGCGCGGTGCAGGCCTTCCGCCGCGAGGCGCAGGTCGCGGGGGTCTACGAGGCCGAGGCGGAGGAGTACCGCGCCGCCAACGCCGAGGCGATCCGCGTCAACGGCGTCTTCGACACCGGTCTGGTCCTCATCGGCAACGTCACCGTGGCCGCGGTGCTGCTGGTCGGTGGCCTGCGGGTGCTGGACGGCGGGCTCGAGGTCGGCGTGCTGGTCGCGGCCGTGCTGTACGCGCGGCGGTTCTTCGCGCCGCTCGCGCAGATCGGGATGTTCTACAACTCGTTCCAGTCCGCCACGGCCGCCCTCGAGAAGCTGTCCGGGCTGCTCGCCCAGGAGCCCACCGTCCCGGACCCGACCCGGCCGGTGCGCCTCGAGCAGCCCCGCGGCGACGTGTGCTTCGACGGCGTCGAGTTCGGCTACGGCGACGGGCCGTCGGTGCTGCCGCGCCTCGACCTGCACGTCCCCGCCGGGCAGACCGTGGCCCTGGTGGGCGAGACGGGTGCGGGCAAGTCCACCGTGGCCAAGCTCCTCGCCCGGTTCTACGACCCCCGGAGCGGGGCGGTGCGCGTGGACGGGGTCGACCTGCGCGACGCGGAACCCACGGACCTGCGCGCGGCCATGGTCATGGTGACCCAGGAGGCGTACCTGTTCTCCGGCTCCGTGGCCGCCAACATCGCGCTGGGCCGACCGGGTGCCAGCCCCGCGCAGATCGAGCGGGCGGCGCGGGCGGTCGGCGTGCACGACCTCATCGCGGCCCTGCCGGACGGGTACGACACGGACGTCGACACCCGTGGCGTCCGGCTGTCCGCCGGGCAGCGGCAGCTCGTGTCGTTCGCGCGGGCCTTCCTGGCCGACCCCGCCGTCCTCGTGCTCGACGAGGCGACCAGCTCGCTGGACATCCCCGGCGAGCAGCTCGTGCAGGAGGGGCTGCGCACGCTGCTGACCGGCCGCACCGCGGTGGTGATCGCGCACCGGCTGTCGACCGTCATGCACGCGGACCGCGTGCTGGTCGTCGACGCGGGGCGGGTCGTCGAGGACGGCAGCCCCGACGAGCTGGTGGCCGCGGGCGGTCGGTTCGCGGAGCTGCACGCCGAGTGGCAGCGCTCGCTGCACGGCGAGTGA
- a CDS encoding ABC transporter ATP-binding protein, with amino-acid sequence MPPSDASTTRALLRLVRWARPALPRVVAGGSATLVASLIALAVPQVLRWVVNGPLLTDGSRAAVVQAALLVLLLGVLEAVLVWCRRALIATPGTSVERTMRTDLFRHLLDLPVAVHDRWSGGQLLQRSMGDLHTVRRWMVFGLVQLVVSATTVLVGAVLLLVTSPLLGAVYLCGAVPVVWLGFRFRQDYKVVARRARDQAGDLATSVEESVHGIRVLKAFGRGEDALEDFVRQADELRGTELDKARAQSRMSFALAWIPETTLAVALGLGVWLAATDRVSVGALVAFFATAAVMTRPVESLGQLLGMTLDARAGTDRFLEVMDTAPALSDPAAPVALPPVPAEGTRVELRDVRFAHGAGTREVLRGVDLVLEPGLTTALVGLTGSGKTTLLQLVPRLYDVTGGAVLLDGLDVRDLTRRDVRGAVAVAFEDPILFSASVRDNVLMGVPVERLAAMSPQEADEAVRVALDVARAGFVHRLPQGLDTVIGEEGMSLSGGQRQRVALARAIAGRPRVLVLDDPLSALDVATEAEVTAGLRRVLTGTTTLVVAHRTSTVALADRVAVLEDGRVTGVGRHADLLATHPHYRYVLTAEGGPDGPGPGAHPTVPDPRGLAEEVRR; translated from the coding sequence ATGCCACCCTCCGACGCGTCGACGACGCGTGCCCTGCTGCGTCTGGTCCGGTGGGCGCGTCCCGCCCTGCCCCGCGTCGTCGCCGGTGGCAGCGCCACGCTCGTGGCCAGCCTCATCGCGCTCGCGGTGCCGCAGGTGCTGCGCTGGGTGGTCAACGGTCCGCTGCTGACCGACGGGTCCCGGGCGGCGGTCGTCCAGGCCGCGCTCCTCGTGCTGCTGCTGGGCGTCCTCGAGGCGGTGCTCGTGTGGTGCCGACGCGCCCTCATCGCCACACCCGGCACGAGCGTCGAGCGGACCATGCGCACCGACCTCTTCCGGCACCTGCTGGACCTGCCGGTGGCCGTGCACGACCGGTGGTCCGGCGGCCAGCTGCTGCAGCGCTCGATGGGCGACCTGCACACCGTGCGCCGGTGGATGGTGTTCGGGCTGGTGCAGCTCGTGGTGTCGGCCACCACCGTGCTCGTCGGGGCGGTCCTGCTGCTGGTGACGAGCCCGCTGCTCGGGGCGGTCTACCTGTGCGGGGCGGTGCCGGTGGTCTGGCTCGGCTTCCGGTTCCGGCAGGACTACAAGGTCGTCGCGCGGCGCGCCCGGGACCAGGCGGGCGACCTGGCGACGAGCGTCGAGGAGTCCGTGCACGGGATCCGGGTGCTCAAGGCCTTCGGGCGCGGTGAGGACGCGCTCGAGGACTTCGTGCGGCAGGCCGACGAGCTGCGCGGCACCGAGCTGGACAAGGCGCGCGCGCAGTCGCGCATGTCGTTCGCGCTGGCGTGGATCCCGGAGACGACGCTCGCCGTCGCGCTGGGTCTCGGCGTGTGGCTGGCGGCGACGGACCGGGTGAGCGTCGGCGCGCTCGTCGCGTTCTTCGCCACCGCGGCCGTCATGACCCGGCCCGTCGAGAGCCTGGGGCAGCTGCTCGGCATGACGCTCGACGCACGCGCCGGCACCGACCGGTTCCTCGAGGTCATGGACACGGCCCCGGCGCTGAGCGACCCCGCCGCGCCCGTGGCGCTGCCGCCGGTGCCCGCCGAGGGGACGCGCGTCGAGCTGCGCGACGTGCGGTTCGCGCACGGCGCCGGCACGCGCGAGGTGCTGCGGGGCGTCGACCTCGTCCTCGAGCCGGGCCTGACGACGGCGCTGGTGGGTCTGACCGGCAGCGGCAAGACGACCCTGCTGCAGCTCGTGCCCCGGCTGTACGACGTGACCGGTGGCGCCGTCCTCCTCGACGGGCTCGACGTGCGCGACCTGACCCGCCGCGACGTGCGCGGCGCCGTGGCGGTCGCGTTCGAGGACCCGATCCTGTTCTCCGCGTCCGTGCGGGACAACGTGCTCATGGGGGTGCCGGTGGAGCGGCTGGCGGCGATGAGCCCGCAGGAGGCGGACGAGGCCGTGCGCGTCGCGCTCGACGTGGCCCGCGCCGGGTTCGTGCACCGCCTGCCGCAGGGTCTCGACACCGTCATCGGCGAAGAGGGCATGAGCCTGTCCGGCGGGCAGCGCCAGCGCGTCGCGCTGGCCCGTGCGATCGCCGGACGGCCCCGTGTCCTCGTGCTCGACGACCCGCTGTCCGCGCTCGACGTCGCCACCGAGGCGGAGGTCACGGCGGGTCTGCGGCGGGTGCTGACCGGCACCACCACGCTCGTCGTCGCCCACCGCACGTCCACCGTCGCGCTGGCGGACCGTGTCGCCGTCCTCGAGGACGGGCGGGTCACCGGTGTGGGCCGCCACGCCGACCTGCTGGCGACGCACCCGCACTACCGGTACGTCCTGACCGCCGAGGGCGGTCCCGACGGTCCCGGGCCAGGTGCTCACCCGACGGTCCCGGATCCGCGCGGCCTGGCCGAGGAGGTGCGCCGATGA
- a CDS encoding YlbE family protein gives MIAGGVRVLNVGLPAVVEAAPDVVQLDWRPPAFGDVECARLAVALDDDVTHAANARALAAVHAVRPQLVGVRPARDVVPGLGDGRTLLHAGPPIDLADMCGPVRGALVGAVLLEGWAGTPADALHLLEAGGVTLDACHHHDAVGPMAGVLSPSMPVLVVQDGPRRAYASLNEGLGRVLRFGAFDAEVVDRLRWMRDVLGPVLDGALRLGGPVDVTSLVAQALTMGDEGHNRSTAATSLLARRLAPEVAQQDRGVEVLRFLAANDHFALNLSMAGAKLATDAAVGVEHSTLVTAMARNGVEFGLRVAGTGERWFTAPVGAADGLFFPGYGPEDANPDLGDSAITETLGIGGFAMAAAPAITLFVGGTPDDALETTRSMRRITLGPHPAFRLPALGFAGAPSGIDVLKVLDTGVLPVINTGIAHREAGVGQIGAGVVEAPSDVFLQAVRALHGMRAR, from the coding sequence GTGATCGCCGGCGGGGTGCGGGTCCTCAACGTCGGGCTGCCCGCGGTGGTCGAGGCGGCACCGGACGTCGTGCAGCTCGACTGGCGCCCGCCGGCGTTCGGCGACGTCGAGTGCGCGCGCCTGGCCGTCGCGCTCGACGACGACGTCACCCACGCCGCGAACGCCCGCGCACTCGCCGCGGTGCACGCCGTGCGCCCGCAGCTCGTGGGTGTGCGCCCCGCCCGGGACGTCGTCCCCGGGCTCGGGGACGGGCGCACGCTCCTGCACGCCGGCCCCCCGATCGACCTGGCGGACATGTGCGGCCCGGTCCGCGGTGCGCTCGTCGGTGCCGTGCTGCTCGAGGGCTGGGCGGGCACGCCCGCCGACGCGCTGCACCTGCTGGAGGCCGGCGGGGTCACGCTCGACGCGTGCCACCACCACGACGCGGTCGGCCCCATGGCGGGAGTGCTCAGCCCGTCGATGCCCGTCCTGGTCGTCCAGGACGGCCCCCGCCGCGCGTACGCCTCGCTCAACGAGGGCCTGGGACGGGTGCTGCGCTTCGGGGCGTTCGACGCGGAGGTCGTGGACCGGCTGCGCTGGATGCGCGACGTGCTCGGACCGGTGCTGGACGGCGCCCTGCGGCTCGGCGGCCCGGTCGACGTCACCTCGCTCGTCGCGCAGGCGCTGACGATGGGCGACGAGGGGCACAACCGCTCGACGGCCGCGACGAGCCTGCTCGCGCGGCGCCTGGCCCCCGAGGTCGCGCAGCAGGACCGGGGTGTGGAGGTGCTGCGGTTCCTCGCGGCCAACGACCACTTCGCGCTGAACCTCTCGATGGCCGGGGCCAAGCTGGCGACGGACGCAGCCGTGGGCGTCGAGCACTCGACCCTCGTCACGGCGATGGCCCGCAACGGCGTCGAGTTCGGGCTGCGCGTCGCGGGTACCGGGGAGCGGTGGTTCACCGCACCCGTGGGCGCCGCCGACGGCCTGTTCTTCCCCGGCTACGGGCCCGAGGACGCCAACCCCGACCTGGGTGACTCGGCGATCACCGAGACGCTCGGCATCGGCGGCTTCGCGATGGCGGCCGCACCCGCGATCACCCTGTTCGTGGGCGGCACCCCCGACGACGCCCTCGAGACCACCCGCTCGATGCGGCGCATCACGCTGGGCCCGCACCCGGCGTTCCGGCTGCCGGCGCTGGGGTTCGCCGGGGCACCCAGCGGCATCGACGTGCTCAAGGTCCTCGACACCGGGGTGCTGCCGGTCATCAACACCGGGATCGCGCACCGGGAGGCCGGCGTGGGGCAGATCGGTGCCGGGGTCGTCGAGGCACCGTCCGACGTCTTCCTGCAGGCGGTCCGCGCGCTGCACGGGATGCGTGCGCGATGA
- a CDS encoding SDR family oxidoreductase, translating to MTTSVDRPRRALVTGASSGIGAATVRRLRADGWDVVATARRADRLAALAAETSADVVVADVTRDEDVEALVAHVRGTGGLDAVVNNAGGALGQDTVEDADLDGWRTMYELNVLGTLRVTKGVLPLLRERGQGDVLVVTSTAAHGAYPGGAGYTGAKHAERMLATTLRWELVGEPIRVIEIAPGAVATEEFSLVRFAGDAERAAKVYEGYQPLVAQDVADTIAWSLSRPPHVNVDLLVVRPRAQANNTTIARTGV from the coding sequence ATGACCACCTCCGTCGACCGTCCCCGCCGCGCCCTCGTGACCGGCGCCTCGTCCGGCATCGGCGCCGCGACGGTGCGCCGCCTGCGCGCCGACGGCTGGGACGTCGTCGCCACCGCCCGCCGCGCCGACCGGCTCGCCGCCCTGGCCGCCGAGACCAGCGCCGACGTCGTCGTCGCGGACGTGACGCGGGACGAGGACGTCGAGGCGCTCGTCGCGCACGTGCGCGGCACCGGCGGGCTGGACGCGGTGGTGAACAACGCCGGCGGCGCCCTGGGCCAGGACACCGTCGAGGACGCCGACCTCGACGGCTGGCGCACCATGTACGAGCTCAACGTGCTGGGCACGCTGCGGGTGACCAAGGGCGTGCTGCCGCTGCTGCGCGAGCGCGGGCAGGGCGACGTGCTCGTCGTCACGTCGACCGCGGCGCACGGCGCGTACCCCGGGGGCGCCGGCTACACGGGCGCCAAGCACGCCGAGCGGATGCTCGCGACGACGCTGCGCTGGGAGCTGGTGGGCGAGCCGATCCGGGTCATCGAGATCGCGCCCGGTGCGGTCGCCACCGAGGAGTTCTCGCTCGTGCGGTTCGCGGGGGACGCCGAGCGGGCCGCGAAGGTCTACGAGGGCTACCAGCCGCTGGTCGCGCAGGACGTCGCGGACACCATCGCCTGGTCCCTGTCGCGCCCGCCGCACGTCAACGTCGACCTGCTCGTCGTGCGCCCTCGCGCGCAGGCGAACAACACCACGATCGCCCGGACGGGGGTCTGA
- a CDS encoding ABC transporter substrate-binding protein has translation MRTTTRRWAAVTAAAAAGLLLAACSSTDGAEASGGGSDAGDDLTPVRLQLQWLTQAQFAGYYAALDQGYYADEGLEVEILPSGGDVVPQDALAAGEVDYAIAWVPKVLGSIEQGAQVTNVAQVFERSATLQVAFADAGISSVADLEGKRIGSWGYGNEWELFAGLDQAGVEDFELVTQAFDMVGLLSGDIDAAQAMTYNEYAQLLETVDPDTGELYTPDDFTVIDWNDEGVAMLQDAVWADARRLADDEEYQDTTVRFLKATIRGWVYARDNPQEAADVVTAAGSTLGTSHQLWMTNEVNKLIWPSTAGIGRIDPEAWDRTVRLALETHNETGAALITAEPPSTAHDGTYVEQALTELRDEGVDVTGADFEPVDVELQEGGS, from the coding sequence ATGAGGACGACGACGCGCCGGTGGGCGGCGGTCACGGCCGCCGCGGCGGCGGGCCTGCTGCTCGCCGCCTGCTCGAGCACGGACGGGGCGGAGGCGTCGGGGGGCGGCTCGGACGCCGGTGACGACCTGACGCCCGTGCGGCTGCAGCTGCAGTGGCTGACGCAGGCGCAGTTCGCCGGGTACTACGCCGCGCTGGACCAGGGCTACTACGCCGACGAGGGTCTGGAGGTCGAGATCCTCCCGTCGGGCGGCGACGTCGTGCCGCAGGACGCGCTGGCCGCCGGCGAGGTCGACTACGCGATCGCGTGGGTCCCCAAGGTGCTGGGGTCGATCGAGCAGGGCGCGCAGGTCACGAACGTGGCGCAGGTCTTCGAGCGCTCGGCGACCCTGCAGGTGGCGTTCGCGGACGCCGGCATCTCGTCCGTGGCGGACCTGGAGGGCAAGCGCATCGGGTCGTGGGGCTACGGCAACGAGTGGGAGCTGTTCGCCGGTCTCGACCAGGCGGGGGTCGAGGACTTCGAGCTCGTGACCCAGGCGTTCGACATGGTCGGCCTGCTCAGCGGCGACATCGACGCCGCCCAGGCGATGACGTACAACGAGTACGCCCAGCTGCTGGAGACCGTGGACCCCGACACCGGCGAGCTGTACACGCCCGACGACTTCACGGTCATCGACTGGAACGACGAGGGTGTCGCGATGCTGCAGGACGCCGTCTGGGCGGACGCGAGGCGTCTCGCGGACGACGAGGAGTACCAGGACACGACGGTCCGGTTCCTCAAGGCGACGATCCGGGGCTGGGTGTACGCCCGGGACAACCCGCAGGAGGCGGCGGACGTGGTCACGGCCGCCGGCTCCACGCTCGGCACGTCGCACCAGCTGTGGATGACGAACGAGGTCAACAAGCTCATCTGGCCGTCGACCGCCGGGATCGGTCGCATCGACCCCGAGGCCTGGGACCGCACGGTCCGGCTCGCCCTGGAGACCCACAACGAGACGGGTGCGGCCCTCATCACGGCCGAGCCGCCGAGCACCGCGCACGACGGCACGTACGTCGAGCAGGCGCTGACGGAGCTGCGTGACGAGGGTGTCGACGTGACCGGCGCCGACTTCGAGCCCGTCGACGTCGAGCTGCAGGAGGGCGGCAGCTGA
- a CDS encoding aspartate aminotransferase family protein, protein MAAPLRADVPDLDARAVALDRAHVFHSWSAQAHVAPFVVAGGRGSTVWDHAGHTYLDFSSQLVNTNIGHQHPRVVEAIRAQAAQLTTVAPSTAHLVRGQAAEAVLGHAPDRFTKVFFTNGGADANENAIRLARLHTGRPKVVSHYRSYHGNTGAAVVATGDWRRVPNEYATGHVHVFGPYLYRSEFWASTPQEECERALRHLERVVQCEGPESIAAILLETVPGTAGVLVPPPGYLAGVREVADRYGIVLILDEVMAGFGRTGAWFAFDRHDVVPDLVTFAKGVNSGYVPAGGVLISDEIAAGFDDRVFPGGLTYSGHPLAMAAVVATLGAMADEGVVENAEAVGREVLGPGLAAIAARQPLVGEVRGTGVFWAVELVADRATRAPVPASVVAAVKAACLARGLLPFVADNRVHVVPPCVVTPDEARQGLAVLDEALTEVTAGL, encoded by the coding sequence ATGGCAGCACCCCTGCGGGCCGACGTCCCGGACCTGGACGCGCGCGCCGTCGCGCTGGACCGCGCGCACGTCTTCCACTCGTGGTCCGCGCAGGCGCACGTCGCCCCGTTCGTCGTGGCCGGGGGGCGCGGCTCCACGGTCTGGGACCACGCGGGCCACACGTACCTCGACTTCTCCAGCCAGCTCGTCAACACCAACATCGGGCACCAGCACCCGCGTGTGGTCGAGGCGATCCGGGCGCAGGCCGCCCAGCTGACGACCGTCGCGCCGTCGACGGCCCACCTCGTCCGGGGGCAGGCGGCCGAGGCCGTCCTCGGGCACGCGCCCGACCGGTTCACCAAGGTCTTCTTCACCAACGGCGGCGCGGACGCCAACGAGAACGCGATCCGCCTGGCCCGTCTGCACACCGGGCGCCCCAAGGTGGTCTCGCACTACCGCTCGTACCACGGCAACACCGGCGCGGCCGTGGTGGCGACGGGCGACTGGCGGCGCGTGCCCAACGAGTACGCCACCGGCCACGTCCACGTGTTCGGGCCGTACCTGTACCGCTCGGAGTTCTGGGCGAGCACCCCGCAGGAGGAGTGCGAGCGTGCGCTGCGGCACCTGGAGCGCGTGGTGCAGTGCGAGGGGCCGGAGTCGATCGCCGCGATCCTGCTGGAGACGGTGCCCGGGACGGCCGGCGTCCTCGTGCCGCCGCCCGGGTACCTCGCGGGGGTGCGCGAGGTGGCCGACCGGTACGGCATCGTGCTGATCCTCGACGAGGTGATGGCAGGGTTCGGGCGCACGGGGGCGTGGTTCGCGTTCGACCGGCACGACGTCGTCCCCGACCTGGTGACCTTCGCCAAGGGCGTGAACTCCGGCTACGTGCCCGCCGGGGGCGTGCTCATCTCCGACGAGATCGCCGCAGGATTCGACGACCGGGTGTTCCCGGGCGGCCTGACGTACTCGGGCCACCCGCTGGCCATGGCGGCGGTCGTCGCGACGCTCGGGGCGATGGCCGACGAGGGGGTGGTGGAGAACGCCGAGGCCGTCGGGCGCGAGGTGCTCGGTCCGGGCCTGGCCGCGATCGCCGCACGGCAGCCCCTGGTGGGGGAGGTGCGCGGCACCGGCGTGTTCTGGGCCGTGGAGCTGGTCGCCGACCGCGCGACGCGCGCCCCGGTGCCCGCCTCGGTCGTCGCCGCGGTCAAGGCGGCGTGCCTGGCCCGCGGGCTGCTGCCGTTCGTGGCCGACAACCGGGTGCACGTCGTGCCGCCGTGCGTGGTCACCCCCGACGAGGCGCGTCAGGGGCTGGCCGTGCTCGACGAGGCTCTCACCGAGGTCACCGCCGGCCTGTGA
- a CDS encoding PucR family transcriptional regulator, whose protein sequence is MATLTVRDVLTLAPLRGAYVLAGDAGVDRLVSGVNVMEVPDIEPYIKPGELLLTTAYPVRETPDRLVELLRLLHARGLAALAIKPLRYLDQLPDRFADLADELAFPVLVVPGDTSFNEVIAAVLAVVLAEHDAEPAHDEVIRERLTGIALAGGGLDEIARTLSGALARTVTVLADDPLALGRSPQVPEQSRGAGAVAPPAGRWEFPVTVAGVRRGRVLVGGEAEPTLAQRRLVRQACFAAGMHIAQALASIELDRRLRVVFLEELVTAPGADPDALAQRARLFGWELAGTSVVVVAACTTAPSERDLQAAARRALGPHAVAWQRGTQVVAIMPARGQPEEAFRQALVRAGAGATVVASGRPAPALTALPESHATAQEALHIAGVTRRTTARHADLGFERLVMSLPPDRLRDFVEDQIGPLLRHDAQVDGDLSRTLEVFLGLGNAAEAARRLFVHYNTMKHRLQRIGDLLDADLHDPRTRTALALALEAHRLLGPP, encoded by the coding sequence GTGGCGACACTGACCGTCCGCGACGTGCTCACCCTGGCCCCGCTGCGGGGCGCCTACGTCCTGGCGGGTGACGCCGGCGTCGACCGGCTGGTCAGCGGGGTCAACGTCATGGAGGTCCCCGACATCGAGCCCTACATCAAGCCCGGCGAGCTGCTCCTCACCACGGCGTACCCCGTGCGCGAGACCCCCGACCGCCTCGTCGAGCTGCTGCGGCTCCTGCACGCGCGCGGGCTGGCCGCCCTCGCGATCAAGCCGCTGCGCTACCTCGACCAGCTGCCGGACCGGTTCGCCGACCTCGCCGACGAGCTCGCGTTCCCCGTGCTCGTGGTCCCCGGCGACACGTCGTTCAACGAGGTGATCGCCGCGGTCCTCGCGGTGGTGCTCGCCGAGCACGACGCCGAGCCCGCGCACGACGAGGTGATCCGCGAGCGCCTCACCGGCATCGCGCTGGCGGGCGGCGGCCTCGACGAGATCGCCCGCACCCTGTCGGGCGCGCTGGCCCGTACCGTCACGGTCCTGGCCGACGACCCGCTGGCCCTGGGTCGCTCACCCCAGGTGCCCGAGCAGTCGCGCGGCGCGGGCGCCGTCGCGCCGCCTGCGGGCCGGTGGGAGTTCCCGGTGACCGTGGCGGGGGTGCGGCGGGGCCGCGTCCTGGTCGGCGGGGAGGCCGAGCCGACGCTCGCGCAGCGGCGGCTGGTCCGGCAGGCCTGCTTCGCCGCCGGGATGCACATCGCCCAGGCGCTGGCGAGCATCGAGCTCGACCGGCGCCTGCGCGTCGTCTTCCTCGAGGAGCTCGTCACCGCGCCCGGCGCGGACCCGGACGCGCTCGCGCAGCGGGCTCGTCTGTTCGGGTGGGAGCTCGCCGGCACGTCGGTGGTGGTCGTCGCCGCGTGCACCACCGCACCGTCGGAGCGGGACCTGCAGGCCGCGGCACGCCGGGCGCTCGGACCGCACGCGGTGGCCTGGCAGCGCGGCACGCAGGTGGTCGCGATCATGCCCGCCCGGGGGCAGCCGGAGGAGGCGTTCCGGCAGGCCCTCGTCCGTGCGGGCGCCGGTGCCACGGTCGTCGCGTCGGGGCGCCCCGCCCCCGCCCTGACGGCGCTGCCGGAGAGCCACGCGACGGCGCAGGAGGCCCTGCACATCGCGGGGGTCACGCGCCGCACCACGGCGCGCCACGCCGACCTCGGCTTCGAGCGGCTCGTGATGAGCCTGCCGCCCGACCGGCTGCGGGACTTCGTCGAGGACCAGATCGGCCCGCTGCTGCGGCACGACGCCCAGGTCGACGGCGACCTGTCGCGCACCCTGGAGGTCTTCCTCGGGCTGGGCAACGCCGCGGAGGCCGCACGGCGGCTGTTCGTGCACTACAACACGATGAAGCACCGCCTCCAGCGCATCGGCGACCTGCTCGACGCGGACCTCCACGACCCGCGGACGCGCACGGCCCTCGCACTGGCCCTCGAGGCGCACCGGCTCCTCGGGCCACCCTGA